A genomic window from Silene latifolia isolate original U9 population chromosome Y, ASM4854445v1, whole genome shotgun sequence includes:
- the LOC141632708 gene encoding uncharacterized protein LOC141632708 has product MPFQLNDCNILISSCNGSVKVEHSGYIMSHTTNSFSLCSLLDKEKLNGSNFLERYRNLRIVLKQEKKKEHSDANTDVCCLILATTNSELKKQYENVESAYAIVENLKAMFQEQARTKRYNIVKAIFDCKMGKDEPLATDIVLQSLNTSYNDFILNYNMHNLDKSLKELHWMLVTAEPSIKKAPTSNVLMIKKGKGFIK; this is encoded by the exons ATGCCTTTCCAACTTAATGACTGTAATATACTTATATCATCATGTAATGGGTCTGTCAAAGTAGAGCATTCTGGTTAT ATTATGTCTCATACCACCAATTCATTTTCTCTCTGTTCCCTCCTTGACAAGGAAAAGTTGAATGGTTCAAACTTCTTGGAACGGTATCGCAATTTAAGAATTGTTCTCAAGCAGGAGAAAAAG AAAGAGCATTCTGATGCTAATACTGATGTTTGCTGTCTGATTCTTGCCACCACGAACTCTGAGCTTAAGAAGCAATATGAGAACGTGGAGTCGGCATATGCGATTGTTGAAAACCTGAAAGCTATGTTTCAGGAGCAAGCTAGAACTAAAAGGTATAATATTGTTAAGGCTATCTTTGACTGTAAGATGGGAAAAGATGAGCCT TTGGCTACTGATATTGTGCTTCAGTCCTTGAATACAAGTTATAATgattttattttgaattataatatGCATAACTTGGACAAATCTCTAAAAGAATTGCATTGGATGCTTGTGACAGCTGAGCCTAGCATTAAGAAAGCTCCTACCTCTAATGTTCTGATGATAAAGAAAGGAAAGGGCTTTATAAAGTAA